The following proteins are encoded in a genomic region of Magallana gigas chromosome 1, xbMagGiga1.1, whole genome shotgun sequence:
- the LOC117685426 gene encoding uncharacterized protein isoform X2 — MSDSENTNYIENDSEDSFHPDEEYSSNDSDEPSASSKRPKNSRKKSSVSIFTSTPRNSASHRLSKTLPRMPSLDSSPLAAAPHNLTPKLSPGEETIMQYLKKMESKIDKIGEEIKTLKEEIGTGMKGKGKKSEQENFHVPPKIRTAVHDAYKQLVEEDDYAAWQTKLGDNKLKVSSEVNKATTQAVKQFVKGLYHDVQDGILQR; from the exons ATGTCTGATTCTGAAAATACGAATTACATCGAAAACGACTCGGAGGATAGTTTTCACCCAGATGAGGAATACAGTAGCAACGATTCAGACGAGCCGAGTGCGTCTTCGAAAAGACCGAAGAACTCGAGGAAAAAATCTTCAGTCAGCATTTTCACCTCCACGCCAAGAAATTCTGCCAGCCATAGATTAAGTAAAACA cTTCCAAGAATGCCATCATTGGATTCTTCACCACTTGCTGCAGCTCCCCATAATTTAACTCCAAAGCTTTCCCCAGGAGAAGAG ACTATTATGCAGTACCTGAAAAAAATGGAAAGCAAAATAGACAAAATTGGAGAAGAAATTAAAACTCTCAAGGAAGAGATTGGAACTGGAATGAAGGGAAAGGGGAAGAAAAGTGAACAAGAGAATTTTCATGTTCCTCCCAAAATAAGA ACAGCAGTACATGATGCTTACAAGCAACTTGTAGAAGAAGATGATTATGCTGCTTGGCAAACTAAGCTTGGAGACAATAAGCTAAA AGTTTCTTCGGAGGTAAACAAGGCAACTACACAGGCTGTGAAGCAGTTTGTCAAAGGCCTATATCATGATGTGCAGGATGGAATTTTACAGAGGTAG
- the LOC105341170 gene encoding uncharacterized protein, with protein MSTSAEQITPDSTEGTQVTPDPTEDARESQTTDGKRQYVTQDEEEYQEEYYQDEDSFADILAKKRADVSRAKARMAYTARELELRKQRVELDAAMEMLHLEREAAEAEADCQAFESTMIQMSPMKRRTSSLGEVSNFKPGQDQSTPRQPSASPGLLTGTSDPTQLDPDAQPYVPAAQPLVPDTQPSMPVAQPYVPTAQPYVRAAQPYVPTAQPYVPVAQPYVPTAQPYVPAPQPNVPAAQPYVPAAQPHVPAAQPYVPAAQPHVPAAQPHVPAAQPHVPAAQPSMPAAQPSVPAAQPHVPAAHPHVPTAHPHVPVAQPYVAASHPLSPLVTDQGPQVTDVTRFLLRKDLLFSRLTHFDDRPESYSAWKHSFMCVVNELQVLDSEQMDLLIKYLGPESKKHATSMRTSNIFDISRGLRRLWERLDERYGAPEHVEASVRAKLLSFPKLGNRDHQKLYDLSDILMEMKFLKEDPKYSAMLAYLDSSSGIRPIISKLPYGLQEKWTNRAMKYKLEHQTVFPPFGVFVDFMKEMSRVKNDPSFAYHTDANHNEKQPMNVPRGRVNTKKTTVYQPTGSGNLNEPKLDVCIIHTGPGVKHSVNNCRVFKAKPIEERMKLLREHRLCFRCCSASHRKQDCKEAIMCKECGSEFHTTSLHVDSSPAPTTGRASSVHGGEEAPRRQQVTKEQHVTTINSNCTEVGKEFKGKSCARIVPATVTYDGRAVSLYAMLDDQSNKTLAKKELFDLLNINTETIPYLMTSCSGQVTTFGRTASGLYIESARGETRLPLPCTLECDEIPNNYQEIPTPDVALQHKHMRDIAGDILPIDASRKILLLIGRDLPQVHHVLEQRIGRDHEPFAQRSPLGWTIIGDTCLSGQHRPRAANVYKTFITDSGRGTILEPCAQYLSVREKLPTRDVTNRLRVSDTSSDEHLFRRTPDDNKVGSSVEDRMFMDIMNKELLIGEDGKWVAPLPFRQPRLRLPNNYEVALRRARALDASLKRDPVKKEHFATFMTKLFDNDHAEKAPTSKSTQEQWFLPLFGVYHPQKPHQIRGVFDSSAKFKGTSLNDQLLSGPNLTNSLLGVLLRFRKEMIAVVADVQHMFHCFTVREEHRDFLSFLWYKDNEIGTELTEFRMKVHVFGNSPSPAIATLGLRKISELSEESHGPDVKEFIKRNFYVDDGLTSCSTSQEAVDLMCRTQDALKQYGNLRLHKFASNSADVMKAFEPRDLAQDIYDLNLDEDQLVQRSLGMRWNLSSDMFEFRISTDDKPTTRRGVLSTVNSLFDPLGFLSPVIISGKLILRDVVTCTSDWDEPLPDHILASWEEWSSSLKELEKIHIPRTTVVHLSKAVRKELWTYADASEKAIAAVSYMKVYYEDGSAMTGFLLGKSKVAPVSGHTIPRLELCAAVLAIEISQIVMDHMDIMFDSVKYFSDSRVVLGYIHNDKRRFFIYVSNRVEKIRSLSEPSQWNFVPTHLNPADEGTRGVVPKDIGECAWLRGTTHLQRIDDETKAEGFPLQEPLSDREVRPVCLKTECEPMLGTQRYERFSSWDRLVEGIALLQRFIISRKGGKSQILPKSIDYSQRAENYIIKTVQREVYCEEIYCLRSKQPLPKNSSILALSPFLDDDGIVRVGGRLRHLNDATVCKNPILIPGKHHIATLLVRKYHQLVQHQGRHFTEGKVRSCGFWVTGCKRLVSSLIHKCVTCRRQRGSFATQKMSDLPTDRILPGEPPFTSVGVDIFGPWDVVTRRTRGVPANGKRWAALFTCLVTRAVHVEVVEEMSASSFINALKRFTAIRGQAKEYRSDRGTNFVGATDPLQIDAINVEDRQVKDFLHSRGTTWIFNPPHASHMGGAWERMIGLTRRILDNMLKDHSAQGLTHEVLTTFLAEASAIINSRPLTAVSSDPDSPFVLTPSILLTQKTDVPTEAVCDTTAKDLFKVQWKRVQHLAKMFWDKWKKEYLHTLQARKKWHHGQRNISVGDIVLLKDVETHRNNWPLGRITATFPGKDNLVRKVEVRVSKDGKTTSYVRPVTELILLLEN; from the coding sequence ATGTCTACCTCAGCAGAGCAGATCACTCCCGACTCAACAGAGGGCACCCAGGTCACTCCTGACCCTACAGAGGATGCCCGGGAATCACAGACGACTGATGGCAAGAGGCAGTACGTCACACAAGATGAAGAGGAGTATCAGGAAGAGTACTATCAGGATGAGGACTCCTTTGCCGACATCTTAGCGAAGAAGAGGGCTGATGTAAGCCGAGCAAAGGCTAGGATGGCATACACCGCCAGAGAATTGGAGCTCAGGAAACAACGAGTGGAACTCGATGCTGCAATGGAAATGCTACATCTCGAGAGAGAGGCTGCAGAAGCTGAAGCTGATTGTCAAGCCTTTGAATCGACCATGATACAGATGTCACCTATGAAGAGACGAACGAGTTCCTTAGGCGAAGTCAGCAACTTTAAACCAGGACAGGATCAATCCACTCCACGTCAACCTTCTGCATCGCCAGGACTACTGACCGGTACTTCCGATCCGACTCAACTTGACCCGGATGCACAACCCTATGTACCTGCAGCACAGCCTTTGGTTCCTGACACACAGCCGTCCATGCCTGTCGCACAACCGTACGTGCCTACTGCACAGCCTTATGTGCGTGCCGCACAGCCGTACGTGCCTACTGCACAACCTTACGTGCCTGTCGCACAACCGTACGTGCCTACTGCACAGCCTTATGTGCCTGCCCCACAGCCCAACGTGCCTGCCGCACAGCCTTATGTGCCTGCCGCACAACCTCACGTGCCTGCCGCACAACCTTACGTGCCTGCCGCACAACCTCACGTGCCTGCCGCACAACCTCACGTGCCTGCCGCACAACCTCACGTGCCTGCCGCACAGCCATCCATGCCTGCCGCGCAGCCATCCGTTCCTGCCGCACAGCCTCATGTGCCTGCCGCACACCCTCACGTGCCTACCGCACACCCTCACGTGCCTGTCGCACAACCGTATGTGGCTGCCTCACACCCCTTATCACCACTTGTGACTGATCAGGGACCACAAGTAACTGATGTTACCCGATTCCTCCTGAGGAAGGACTTGCTATTCTCCAGACTTACTCACTTTGACGATAGACCAGAATCATACAGTGCCTGGAAACACAGCTTTATGTGTGTAGTGAATGAGCTTCAAGTCTTGGACTCCGAGCAGATGGACCTTCTTATCAAGTACTTAGGTCCGGAATCTAAGAAGCACGCAACAAGCATGAGGACATCCAACATCTTCGACATCTCAAGAGGACTAAGAAGACTTTGGGAAAGGTTGGATGAGCGCTATGGTGCACCAGAACATGTGGAAGCATCCGTAAGAGCCAAACTGTTGAGTTTCCCAAAGCTTGGCAACAGAGATCATCAAAAACTTTACGATCTGTCAGACATTCTTATGGAGATGAAGTTTTTGAAGGAGGATCCGAAGTACAGTGCAATGTTGGCCTATCTAGACTCATCCTCAGGGATTAGACCCATCATTTCAAAACTTCCGTATGGCCTGCAGGAGAAATGGACCAACAGAGCCATGAAGTACAAGCTTGAACATCAGACTGTGTTTCCACCCTTTGGTGTGTTTGTTGACTTCATGAAGGAGATGAGCAGAGTGAAAAACGACCCAAGTTTTGCGTATCACACTGACGCTAACCACAACGAAAAGCAGCCTATGAACGTTCCAAGGGGAAGAGTGAACACGAAGAAAACCACAGTGTATCAACCAACAGGATCCGGAAATCTGAACGAGCCGAAGCTTGATGTGTGTATAATTCACACCGGTCCGGGTGTTAAACACAGTGTCAATAACTGTCGAGTGTTTAAGGCCAAGCCTATTGAAGAACGTATGAAGTTGCTCCGTGAACACAGACTCTGTTTTCGGTGTTGTTCCGCAAGTCATAGGAAACAAGACTGTAAAGAGGCCATCATGTGCAAGGAATGCGGAAGTGAGTTCCACACTACGTCTCTCCATGTTGATTCGTCACCAGCTCCTACCACTGGAAGGGCCTCATCAGTTCATGGCGGGGAGGAGGCTCCTAGGCGTCAGCAAGTAACAAAAGAACAGCACGTCACAACCATAAACAGCAACTGCACAGAAGTAGGGAAGGAATTTAAGGGAAAATCTTGTGCAAGAATTGTTCCCGCGACTGTCACCTATGATGGAAGAGCTGTCTCTCTGTATGCTATGCTTGACGACCAGAGTAACAAGACCTTGGCTAAGAAGGAATTGTTTGACTTGCTGAACATCAATACAGAGACAATACCTTACCTGATGACGTCATGTTCTGGACAAGTGACAACCTTCGGGAGAACTGCCTCAGGACTCTATATTGAATCAGCCAGGGGTGAGACCAGACTACCCTTGCCGTGCACGTTAGAGTGTGATGAAATACCGAACAACTACCAAGAGATCCCTACACCTGACGTTGCTCTTCAGCACAAGCACATGCGGGATATAGCCGGCGACATCCTACCCATTGACGCTTCAAGAAAAATTCTGTTGCTGATAGGAAGAGACCTTCCTCAAGTCCACCATGTTCTTGAGCAGCGCATAGGACGTGACCACGAACCATTTGCACAGAGGTCACCCCTTGGTTGGACGATCATCGGCGACACATGCTTGTCTGGACAACACAGACCAAGAGCTGCGAATGTGTACAAGACCTTCATCACGGACAGCGGACGTGGAACTATTCTTGAACCATGTGCCCAGTACTTATCCGTGAGAGAGAAGCTTCCAACCAGAGATGTGACAAACAGATTACGGGTATCTGACACTTCATCTGATGAACACTTATTCAGACGCACACCAGATGATAACAAAGTGGGATCATCAGTGGAAGATAGGATGTTTATGGACATCATGAACAAAGAACTATTGATAGGTGAGGATGGAAAGTGGGTAGCTCCCCTACCCTTCCGCCAACCAAGATTACGACTACCAAACAACTATGAGGTTGCATTGAGACGTGCACGAGCCTTGGACGCAAGTCTCAAGAGGGATCCAGTAAAGAAGGAACACTTTGCGACCTTTATGACAAAGCTGTTCGACAACGATCATGCTGAGAAAGCACCCACTTCCAAGTCAACGCAGGAGCAGTGGTTTCTTCCTCTCTTCGGGGTCTACCACCCTCAGAAACCTCACCAGATCCGGGGCGTATTTGATTCCTCTGCGAAGTTCAAGGGAACCTCTTTGAACGACCAACTGCTGTCTGGCCCGAACCTCACCAACAGCTTGCTTGGAGTGTTGCTTCGTTTCAGGAAGGAGATGATTGCTGTCGTAGCAGACGTGCAGCACATGTTTCACTGCTTCACCGTCAGAGAAGAGCACAGAGACTTTCTCAGCTTCCTTTGGTACAAGGACAACGAGATCGGAACGGAACTAACAGAATTCCGAATGAAGGTCCACGTTTTTGGTAATAGTCCTTCTCCGGCCATAGCGACACTGGGCCTCAGGAAGATCTCAGAACTATCTGAGGAAAGCCATGGACCTGATGTCAAGGAGTTCATCAAGAGGAACTTCTACGTTGATGATGGTCTGACATCATGCTCAACAAGCCAAGAAGCAGTAGACCTGATGTGCAGAACCCAGGACGCATTGAAGCAATACGGGAACCTAAGGCTCCACAAGTTCGCATCAAACAGCGCGGATGTCATGAAGGCGTTTGAGCCACGAGACTTAGCACAGGACATCTACGACCTGAACCTTGATGAGGACCAGCTCGTGCAACGGAGTCTTGGTATGCGATGGAACTTGTCGAGTGATATGTTCGAGTTCCGCATCTCTACTGATGACAAGCCCACAACACGCAGAGGTGTACTGTCGACAGTGAACAGCCTCTTCGATCCATTAGGCTTTCTCTCACCTGTTATCATCAGCGGGAAACTCATTCTTAGAGACGTAGTGACCTGTACCTCAGACTGGGATGAGCCGCTGCCGGACCATATTCTGGCAAGCTGGGAAGAGTGGAGTTCATCTCTGAAGGAGTTGGAGAAGATCCACATACCCAGAACAACCGTGGTACATCTTAGCAAGGCAGTAAGAAAGGAACTGTGGACATATGCGGACGCGTCAGAGAAAGCCATAGCTGCCGTTTCTTACATGAAGGTGTACTACGAAGATGGCTCTGCGATGACTGGATTTCTACTAGGGAAGTCTAAAGTGGCACCAGTATCAGGCCATACCATACCCCGTTTAGAGCTTTGTGCAGCTGTTCTAGCCATTGAGATATCGCAGATAGTCATGGATCACATGGACATAATGTTCGACTCGGTGAAGTATTTTTCCGACAGTCGTGTGGTATTGGGGTATATCCACAATGATAAGAGACGATTTTTTATTTACGTCTCCAACAGGGTCGAGAAAATCAGAAGCCTTAGTGAGCCGTCGCAGTGGAACTTTGTGCCGACACACCTCAACCCTGCTGACGAGGGCACTAGAGGCGTAGTTCCTAAGGACATTGGAGAGTGTGCTTGGCTTAGAGGAACTACTCACCTGCAGCGCATTGACGACGAAACCAAGGCAGAAGGGTTTCCCCTACAGGAACCTCTGTCAGACAGAGAAGTCAGACCTGTATGTTTGAAGACTGAGTGTGAACCTATGCTTGGAACTCAGAGATATGAGAGATTTTCCAGCTGGGACAGATTGGTCGAGGGTATCGCCCTGCTCCAGCGATTCATCATAAGCAGAAAGGGAGGTAAATCACAGATTTTACCGAAGTCCATAGACTACTCTCAAAGAGCAGAAAACTACATTATCAAGACAGTGCAAAGAGAAGTCTATTGTGAGGAGATTTACTGTCTGAGGTCCAAACAACCATTGCCGAAGAATAGCAGCATTCTTGCATTGAGTCCGTTCCTCGACGACGATGGTATTGTTAGAGTTGGTGGACGCTTAAGACATCTCAACGATGCGACTGTCTGCAAGAACCCTATACTGATACCGGGGAAGCATCACATTGCGACCTTACTTGTACGCAAGTACCATCAACTGGTGCAACACCAAGGGCGCCACTTTACGGAGGGAAAGGTCAGGTCCTGTGGGTTCTGGGTCACCGGCTGCAAGCGCCTTGTTTCGTCCCTCATTCACAAGTGTGTTACTTGTCGGCGACAACGTGGGAGCTTCGCAACCCAGAAGATGTCTGACTTGCCTACAGACCGCATACTGCCAGGAGAGCCACCGTTCACTTCGGTGGGAGTAGATATCTTTGGGCCCTGGGACGTCGTGACTCGTCGCACTCGGGGAGTTCCAGCCAACGGCAAACGATGGGCAGCACTGTTCACATGTCTGGTGACACGCGCAGTCCATGTCGAGGTAGTAGAGGAGATGTCCGCATCATCCTTCATCAACGCCCTGAAGCGCTTTACAGCCATACGAGGACAGGCAAAGGAGTACCGTTCCGACAGAGGAACCAACTTTGTTGGCGCTACCGACCCTCTACAGATCGACGCAATCAACGTGGAAGATCGTCAGGTCAAGGATTTCCTGCACTCTCGGGGGACAACCTGGATTTTCAACCCGCCCCATGCATCCCATATGGGTGGAGCTTGGGAGCGCATGATAGGGTTGACACGGCGCATATTGGACAACATGTTGAAGGATCATTCAGCACAGGGTCTTACGCACGAGGTACTTACCACCTTTCTGGCCGAGGCAAGTGCGATCATAAATTCTCGCCCACTTACCGCCGTTTCGTCAGATCCAGACTCGCCTTTTGTCCTTACCCCAAGCATTTTGCTTACTCAGAAGACGGATGTACCGACCGAAGCTGTATGCGACACAACTGCTAAGGACCTCTTCAAGGTACAGTGGAAGAGAGTACAGCACCTCGCCAAGATGTTCTGGGACAAATGGAAGAAGGAATACCTGCATACCTTGCAAGCGCGTAAGAAGTGGCATCATGGTCAACGTAACATTAGTGTTGGTGACATAGTGTTGTTAAAGGATGTCGAAACCCATCGCAACAACTGGCCGCTTGGACGCATTACTGCAACGTTTCCTGGCAAGGACAACTTGGTTCGCAAGGTTGAAGTACGTGTCAGCAAGGACGGCAAGACCACCTCTTACGTCAGACCAGTGACGGAACTCATTTTATTATTGGAGAACTGA
- the LOC117685426 gene encoding uncharacterized protein isoform X1 has product MSDSENTNYIENDSEDSFHPDEEYSSNDSDEPSASSKRPKNSRKKSSVSIFTSTPRNSASHRLSKTLPRMPSLDSSPLAAAPHNLTPKLSPGEETIMQYLKKMESKIDKIGEEIKTLKEEIGTGMKGKGKKSEQENFHVPPKIRTAVHDAYKQLVEEDDYAAWQTKLGDNKLKYLILFLMNFIIFCVSTWLCKSATNMLHVYSVTN; this is encoded by the exons ATGTCTGATTCTGAAAATACGAATTACATCGAAAACGACTCGGAGGATAGTTTTCACCCAGATGAGGAATACAGTAGCAACGATTCAGACGAGCCGAGTGCGTCTTCGAAAAGACCGAAGAACTCGAGGAAAAAATCTTCAGTCAGCATTTTCACCTCCACGCCAAGAAATTCTGCCAGCCATAGATTAAGTAAAACA cTTCCAAGAATGCCATCATTGGATTCTTCACCACTTGCTGCAGCTCCCCATAATTTAACTCCAAAGCTTTCCCCAGGAGAAGAG ACTATTATGCAGTACCTGAAAAAAATGGAAAGCAAAATAGACAAAATTGGAGAAGAAATTAAAACTCTCAAGGAAGAGATTGGAACTGGAATGAAGGGAAAGGGGAAGAAAAGTGAACAAGAGAATTTTCATGTTCCTCCCAAAATAAGA ACAGCAGTACATGATGCTTACAAGCAACTTGTAGAAGAAGATGATTATGCTGCTTGGCAAACTAAGCTTGGAGACAATAAGCTAAAGTATCTTATTTTGTTCTtgatgaatttcataattttttgtgtTTCTACATGGTTATGTAAATCTGCTACTAATATGCTACATGTTTATAGTGTAACTAATTAA